From a single Callithrix jacchus isolate 240 chromosome 5, calJac240_pri, whole genome shotgun sequence genomic region:
- the LOC100410216 gene encoding LOW QUALITY PROTEIN: PML-RARA-regulated adapter molecule 1-like (The sequence of the model RefSeq protein was modified relative to this genomic sequence to represent the inferred CDS: inserted 5 bases in 3 codons): MLSFLHCPESLPGAGGILELLAAAGSDVVASVSGSRAPPPLTQPASLHPQAHNEPQHFVSLSCLAEKPVQARVGSSGYPKTRARSAAGVPLADAEGHQPEPSSLPKKTQKPEFSKLKKLPQPELSEHPKKPPQPEFGAVSLKPLQPEFPDLPKKALQPEDPDLPKKPLQPEVPDLPRKPSNELTELSRKFPQLEATSFARKPLQPEASEASLKALMLECSTPAQKALQPELSHPSIAPSNSKSSTFSRKYWQPESSDSLPHSPKPNFSTLPKKPLQPEFSVYPRKPPQPQVSGFPKKFLPEFNEAAQTPFWKPESSKPKPDLNVFPKKPSQPQLNDFPKKPLQPKLGDLPRTSSEPKVSMFSKRLQQPKFKVLSKKPPQPEPGGLPRKSAEPNSIPRKLLHPECQGPPHKFSQPXPQSEFLGDHPRKPPLPSSASESSLPVAMAGSSSGCLLNPGFGVAGKPHWRPGGLVHSGRSRPGLEPSHLPQQSSLPPASSLGHPPVKPPLPPCPMDIQSFWRLSAASTELRRTRLAAGLHFQAGEPEDTPQDPGEIYELYDSEEPGDDSSPSPKGRGLSVACPDEVPLVQQAARRPPQDPALRKEKDPQPQQLPPMDPKLLKQMRKAEKADREFRKKXQGEIVVHTKMMINPNAKXASRGGKHLGIWCGEILKVIEFTSKHKMLCQDPKGKYGYVPRTALLPLEMEVYDDVDFLGSLSHLW; encoded by the exons ATGCTTAGCTTCCTGCACTGCCCTGAGTCGCTCCCCGGCGCTGGTGGGATCCTGGAGCTACTGGCAGCTGCAGGGAGTGACGTGGTGGCCTCTGTGAGTGGCAGCCGTGCCCCGCCACCCCTCACCCAGCCGGCTTCTCTGCATCCTCAGGCCCACAACgagccccagcactttgtgagtctGTCCTGCTTAGCGGAAAAACCCGTCCAGGCCCGGGTTGGGTCCTCTGGGTATCCAAAAACCAGGGCCCGGTCTGCGGCTGGGGTGCCACTGGCAGATGCAGAGGGA CATCAGCCGGAGCCCAGCAGCCTgcccaaaaaaacccaaaagcctGAATTCAGTAAACTCAAGAAGTTACCCCAGCctgagctaagcgaacaccccAAGAAGCCCCCGCAGCCTGAGTTTGGTGCAGTGTCCTTGAAGCCCCTGCAGCCTGAGTTCCCTGACCTCCCCAAGAAGGCCCTGCAGCCTGAGGACCCTGACCTCCCCAAGAAGCCCCTGCAGCCTGAGGTCCCTGATCTCCCCAGGAAGCCATCCAATGAGTTGACTGAACTCTCCAGGAAGTTCCCACAGCTGGAGGCCACTTCATTTGCAAGGAAGCCCCTGCAGCCTGAGGCCAGTGAGGCCTCTTTGAAGGCCttgatgctggagtgcagtacgcCGGCCCAGAAAGCCCTGCAGCCTGAGCTCAGCCACCCTTCCATAGCCCCCTCCAATTCCAAATCCAGCACATTTTCCAGGAAGTACTGGCAGCCCGAG TCTAGTgactccctcccccactccccaaaaCCCAACTTCAGCACCCTTCCCAAGAAGCCCCTGCAACCTGAGTTCAGTGTGTACCCCAGAAAGCCCCCTCAGCCTCAGGTCAGTGGCTTCCCTAAGAAGTTTCTGCCTGAGTTCAATGAGGCTGCTCAGACACCCTTCTGGAAGCCTGAGTCCAGTAAGCCAAAGCCTGACTTAAATGTCTTTCCCAAAAAGCCATCCCAGCCTCAGCTAAATGACTTTCCCAAGAAGCCCCTGCAGCCTAAGCTTGGGGACCTCCCCAGGACATCCTCAGAGCCCAAAGTAAGCATGTTTTCCAAGAGGCTGCAGCAGCCCAAATTCAAAGTGCTCTCCAAGAAACCTCCACAGCCTGAGCCAGGTGGCCTCCCCAGGAAATCCGCAGAGCCCAACTCAATCCCCAGGAAGTTACTGCACCCTGAGTGCCAGGGGCCACCCCACAAGTTCTCACAGCC GCCTCAGTCTGAGTTCCTCGGTGATCACCCCCGAAAGCCTCCACTCCCCAGCTCTGCTTCTGAGAGTTCACTGCCAGTGGCCATGGCAGGCTCCAGCTCAGGGTGCCTGCTCAACCCTGGGTTTGGAGTGGCTGGGAAACcccactggaggccaggaggccTTGTTCACAGTGGAAGGTCCAGGCCAGGCCTCGAACCCAGCCATCTACCCCAGCAGAGTTCTCTGCCCCCTGCCAGCAGCCTGGGACACCCTCCTGTCAAGCCCCCACTGCCCCCATGCCCCATGGATATACAGAGCTTTTGGAGACTCTCGGCAGCCTCCACAGAGCTACGGAGGACCCGCTTGGCTGCTGGGCTCCACTTCCAGGCCGGAGAGCCTGAAGATACCCCACAGGACCCAGGTGAGATCTATGAGCTGTATGACAGTGAGGAGCCTGGAGATGACTCCAGCCCAAGCCCCAAGGGCAGAGGTTTGTCAGTGGCCTGTCCAGATGAAGTGCCCTTGGTTCAGCAAGCTGCCAGGAGGCCACCACAAGACCCAGCACTCAGAAAGGAAAAGGATCCCCAGCCACAGCAGTTGCCACCCATGGACCCAAAGTTGCTGAAGCAGatgaggaaggcagagaaggctGATAGGGAGTTCCGTAAGA TCCAAGGGGAGATTGTGGTGCACACGAAGATGATGATCAACCCCAATGCCAA TGCATCACGGGGTGGCAAGCACCTTGGGATCTGGTGTGGGGAGATCCTGAAAGTGATCGAGTTCACTAGCAAGCACAAGATGCTGTGCCAGGATCCCAAGGGCAAGT ATGGCTATGTACCCAGAACAGCGCTCCTGCCCCTGGAGATGGAGGTGTATGATGATGTTGACTTCTTGGGTTCTCTCAGCCACCTCTGGTGA